The proteins below are encoded in one region of Knoellia sp. S7-12:
- a CDS encoding ABC transporter ATP-binding protein, which yields MSPAFSVDITVDQRDVDINVTVNEGETLALLGPNGAGKSTILAAAAGLIHPDTGTVRLGDRVLSDAGQSESSTHIWVPPHARGIALLAQDARLFPHLSALDNVAFGLRATGTSRRVAAERAASWLERVGMAAYAQRRPHKLSGGQAQKVAIARALATEPAVLLIDEPLSALDVEVAPDVRDLLRRVTHDRTTVLVTHDVLDAALLADRVAVIHGGRVVEEGETARVLSRPTSDFGARFAGLNLIRGTAVDGALRMPDGRLLHGIVDFALGDESLSEGAAVAAVVAPSAVSVHLEAPHGSPRNSLDATVIDLEPHGHLVRVRTDVLSADITPAAVADLRLARGDRVVLSVKATEIHLHRA from the coding sequence ATGAGCCCGGCCTTCTCGGTCGACATCACCGTCGATCAGCGCGACGTCGACATCAACGTCACCGTCAACGAGGGCGAGACGCTCGCGCTCCTCGGCCCCAACGGTGCCGGCAAGTCGACGATCCTCGCCGCCGCCGCGGGCCTCATCCACCCCGACACCGGCACGGTGCGGCTCGGAGACCGTGTCCTGTCCGATGCCGGCCAGTCCGAGAGCAGCACCCACATCTGGGTCCCACCCCATGCCCGCGGCATCGCCCTCCTCGCCCAGGACGCCCGCCTCTTCCCCCACCTCAGCGCCCTCGACAACGTCGCCTTCGGACTCCGAGCGACCGGCACCTCACGTCGCGTGGCCGCCGAGCGGGCGGCGAGCTGGCTCGAGAGGGTTGGCATGGCGGCATACGCACAACGTCGGCCCCACAAGTTGTCCGGTGGCCAGGCCCAAAAGGTCGCCATCGCCCGCGCTCTCGCCACCGAACCCGCCGTACTCCTCATCGACGAACCCCTCTCCGCCCTCGACGTCGAGGTGGCACCCGACGTGCGTGACCTCCTACGACGCGTGACCCACGACCGCACGACGGTCCTCGTGACCCATGACGTCCTCGACGCTGCCCTCCTCGCCGACCGGGTCGCCGTCATCCACGGCGGGCGAGTCGTCGAGGAGGGCGAGACCGCTCGCGTGCTCAGCCGCCCGACGAGCGACTTCGGGGCACGCTTCGCCGGACTCAATCTCATCCGCGGCACCGCCGTCGACGGAGCCCTGCGTATGCCGGACGGTCGCCTTCTCCACGGCATCGTGGACTTCGCCCTGGGTGACGAATCACTGAGCGAGGGTGCGGCAGTCGCGGCCGTCGTCGCGCCCTCGGCCGTGAGCGTCCACCTCGAAGCCCCGCACGGCAGCCCGCGCAACAGCCTCGACGCCACGGTCATCGACCTCGAGCCCCACGGGCACCTGGTGCGGGTCCGCACCGACGTCCTCAGCGCCGACATCACCCCAGCAGCCGTGGCCGACCTGCGGCTCGCAAGAGGCGACCGCGTCGTGCTCTCGGTGAAGGCAACCGAGATCCACCTGCACCGCGCGTGA
- the modA gene encoding molybdate ABC transporter substrate-binding protein, which translates to MSITPTPTSYAVRSAIAVASLLLVAGCGGGGGSGGQDSTDSPAAQSSSTSATSRTLTVFAAASLQKSFEQIGKEFERAHPGVTVRFSFGGSSGLVAQLSEGAPADILATANESTMKKAVADGLVTDEPTPFVSNTLQIVVPKDNRAGIQSLTDLTKREAKVVLCAPAVPCGAAAISVEKAAGIDIKPVSEEQSVTDVVGKVRSGEADAGLVYVTDVRATENSGADAEVTGIDFAEATSATNIYPIAPLKDATDASLAGEFLTAITNAEGQKVLQAAGFAAP; encoded by the coding sequence GTGAGCATCACACCCACACCCACCTCGTATGCCGTCCGCTCAGCCATCGCTGTCGCCAGCCTTCTCCTCGTGGCTGGGTGCGGTGGCGGTGGCGGCAGTGGTGGGCAGGACAGCACGGATTCGCCTGCAGCACAGTCGAGTTCGACGTCCGCCACGTCACGGACCCTGACCGTGTTCGCCGCGGCCTCGTTGCAGAAGTCGTTCGAGCAGATCGGCAAGGAGTTCGAGCGGGCCCACCCCGGCGTCACCGTCCGGTTCAGTTTTGGTGGCTCTTCGGGCCTCGTCGCACAGCTCTCCGAGGGAGCGCCCGCAGACATCCTCGCCACCGCGAACGAGTCGACGATGAAGAAGGCCGTCGCCGACGGGCTCGTCACCGATGAGCCAACCCCGTTCGTCTCGAACACGCTCCAGATCGTCGTGCCCAAGGACAACCGCGCCGGCATCCAGTCCCTCACCGACCTCACCAAGCGCGAAGCCAAGGTCGTCCTCTGCGCACCGGCGGTCCCCTGCGGCGCCGCAGCCATCTCTGTGGAGAAGGCAGCCGGCATCGACATCAAGCCCGTGAGCGAGGAGCAGTCGGTCACAGACGTGGTCGGCAAGGTCCGCTCCGGAGAGGCCGACGCCGGACTCGTCTATGTCACCGACGTCCGCGCCACTGAAAACTCCGGAGCCGACGCCGAGGTCACCGGCATCGACTTTGCCGAGGCCACGTCGGCCACCAACATCTATCCGATCGCCCCCCTCAAGGATGCCACGGACGCCTCCCTGGCCGGCGAGTTCCTCACTGCCATCACGAACGCCGAGGGCCAGAAGGTGTTGCAGGCAGCCGGATTCGCCGCTCCGTGA
- a CDS encoding glycosyltransferase family 4 protein — translation MAGWSLVKVALLSDCYVPRLGGIEVQVHDLAHRLSAGGHEVEVVTATPGDTRAATTEVAAEGVTVHRLPLSIPGAPPINPFVKDEVRELLTSGGFDVVHGHMGVVSPFATDMIGVAVDAGLPTAATWHCVIDRSAPIFRALGHARRWGEAGVALSAVSAMAAERVSGIAGGADVHVLGNGVDVGQWRPPDQTGEPRPDDGVVRVVSAMRFVRRKRPGALIDVLRSAREQLDRSAPGARLEAQLVGDGPQRRLIAAQLERHGIDWIHLPGRVSREQLRELHRRSDIYLSTARLEAFGIAALEARTAGLAIAALRGTGVEDFVTDGRNGILRGSDDDLATGLAQLAGDPGGLAQLRAHNLGTPPTQSWESVVEATLAEYARAQRSAS, via the coding sequence ATGGCAGGCTGGTCGCTCGTGAAGGTCGCCCTGTTGTCGGACTGCTATGTGCCTCGCCTCGGTGGTATCGAGGTCCAGGTGCACGATCTCGCGCACCGGTTGAGCGCCGGCGGGCACGAGGTCGAGGTCGTGACGGCCACACCGGGCGACACACGGGCGGCCACGACCGAAGTGGCTGCTGAGGGCGTCACCGTGCACCGCCTGCCCCTGTCGATCCCCGGAGCGCCGCCGATCAACCCGTTCGTCAAGGACGAGGTGCGCGAGCTGCTGACGTCCGGTGGCTTCGACGTGGTCCACGGGCACATGGGCGTCGTCAGTCCGTTTGCCACGGACATGATCGGCGTGGCTGTCGATGCAGGCCTGCCCACGGCCGCGACCTGGCACTGCGTCATCGATCGCAGCGCACCGATCTTCCGTGCGCTCGGACACGCTCGCCGGTGGGGTGAGGCAGGCGTCGCTCTGTCGGCCGTGTCGGCGATGGCGGCCGAGCGGGTGAGCGGGATCGCCGGCGGCGCCGACGTGCACGTCCTGGGCAACGGCGTCGACGTCGGTCAGTGGCGTCCACCGGACCAGACTGGCGAGCCTCGCCCGGACGACGGTGTCGTGCGGGTCGTCAGCGCCATGCGGTTCGTCCGCCGCAAGCGACCGGGCGCCCTCATCGACGTCCTCCGCTCCGCTCGCGAGCAGCTCGATCGTTCGGCGCCCGGCGCACGGCTTGAAGCCCAGCTCGTCGGCGATGGCCCTCAGCGCCGCCTCATCGCCGCACAGCTCGAGCGGCACGGCATCGACTGGATCCACCTGCCCGGGCGCGTGAGCCGCGAGCAGCTGCGTGAGCTGCACAGGCGCAGCGACATCTATCTCTCGACCGCTCGCCTTGAGGCCTTCGGTATCGCTGCGCTCGAGGCGCGCACCGCCGGACTGGCAATCGCTGCCCTGCGAGGCACGGGAGTGGAGGACTTCGTCACCGACGGGCGCAACGGCATACTCCGCGGTTCTGACGACGACCTCGCCACCGGACTCGCGCAGCTCGCGGGAGATCCCGGAGGACTTGCGCAGCTTCGGGCACACAACCTCGGCACACCGCCCACGCAGTCGTGGGAGAGCGTCGTCGAGGCGACGCTGGCTGAGTACGCACGCGCCCAGCGGAGCGCATCGTGA
- a CDS encoding TOBE domain-containing protein: MPQMRLSEAATFLGVSDDTVRRWVDSGALDAQSDEAGRKVVDGHAVALLAREQARAVADPSSVGRSARNRFVGLVTDITMDKVMAQVELQCGPFRVVSLMSSEAVRELELELGSVAVAVVKSTTVIVETP, from the coding sequence ATGCCGCAGATGCGTCTCTCCGAAGCCGCGACGTTCCTCGGCGTCAGTGACGACACCGTCCGGCGCTGGGTCGACAGCGGCGCCCTCGACGCGCAGTCCGACGAGGCCGGCCGCAAGGTCGTCGACGGGCACGCCGTGGCACTGCTTGCGCGCGAACAGGCCCGCGCCGTCGCCGACCCCTCGAGCGTCGGCCGCTCCGCCCGCAACCGCTTCGTCGGACTGGTCACCGACATCACGATGGACAAGGTCATGGCCCAGGTCGAGCTGCAGTGCGGCCCCTTCCGGGTCGTCTCACTGATGTCGAGCGAGGCAGTCCGCGAACTCGAACTCGAGCTCGGATCCGTCGCCGTCGCCGTCGTGAAGTCGACCACCGTCATCGTGGAGACCCCGTGA
- a CDS encoding ABC transporter permease, translating to MTRQPWQTRLPRLTRRTHLAIPRWLLVPAALGSLLVAVPILAMALTVDWGNFWPLVTSEASTAALWLSLRTATVSTVLCLLFGIPLSVVLARTNGTAATLLRSLVLLPLVLPPVVGGIALLQAFGRRGLLGDTLDVLGLEIAFSTTAVIIAQTFVAMPFLVLSLEGALRAVGTRYEDVAATLGAAPTTVFRRVTLPLALPGLVSGTILAFARCLGEFGATITFAGSLQGTTRTLPLEIYLQREGDPRAAVALSLVLVAVAVLVIGLTRARRDSLAAGAS from the coding sequence GTGACCCGACAGCCCTGGCAGACCCGACTGCCCCGATTGACGCGACGGACTCACCTGGCGATCCCCCGGTGGCTCCTCGTCCCTGCAGCGCTCGGGTCACTGCTCGTGGCCGTGCCGATCCTCGCGATGGCGCTGACCGTCGACTGGGGCAACTTCTGGCCGCTCGTGACGTCCGAGGCCTCCACCGCCGCGCTCTGGCTCAGCCTGCGGACCGCCACCGTGAGCACCGTGTTGTGTCTCCTCTTCGGCATCCCGCTCTCCGTCGTCCTGGCCCGGACCAACGGCACTGCTGCCACGCTTCTGCGCTCCCTCGTCCTTCTCCCCCTCGTCCTCCCACCCGTCGTCGGCGGCATCGCGCTGCTCCAGGCGTTCGGCCGACGCGGCCTGCTCGGCGACACCCTCGACGTGCTCGGCCTCGAGATCGCCTTCTCGACCACCGCCGTCATCATCGCCCAGACCTTCGTCGCGATGCCGTTCCTCGTGCTCAGCCTCGAAGGCGCACTCCGGGCAGTCGGCACCCGCTACGAGGACGTCGCCGCCACCCTCGGCGCGGCCCCCACCACCGTCTTCCGGCGAGTCACCCTCCCGCTCGCCCTGCCCGGACTCGTCTCCGGGACGATCCTCGCTTTCGCTCGCTGCCTCGGAGAATTCGGCGCGACCATCACCTTCGCCGGGTCCCTCCAGGGCACAACCCGCACCCTCCCCCTCGAGATCTATCTGCAGCGCGAAGGCGACCCACGCGCTGCCGTTGCACTCTCGCTCGTGCTCGTCGCCGTCGCCGTTCTCGTCATCGGCCTCACCCGCGCTCGGCGCGACTCCCTCGCGGCAGGCGCCTCATGA
- a CDS encoding PspC domain-containing protein, whose translation MATPYERERVAQSPDLSPHEGRPALTRPLGGRWLGGVCAGIAAHLEVRRRWVHIAFIVLAISGPGLPVYLFLWVVTPSSDLGGEQREPGALRAVSGLSESRWGMYVAGGGMLVLIGTVVGLQFAGVDVRAGVLLPLLLISAGVAVAWSHLDDAERTKWLGTQQQDRGMLVLRLGLGITVAIIGILVLTIRGNSFAAIGDALLATVAVLVGATLIAAPWVVRLWRDYREEQEGAARANERADIAAHLHDSVLQTLALIQRRSHDPASVTQLARAQERELRSWLYAGPSGSDESLAPAVTAAAHDVEDLNGVVIDLVVTGDRPLEEHGTALVRAMREAMLNATRHGKAPVTAYAEIGPGGVDAFVRDRGEGFDIDDIPEDRLGVRASILGRMERHGGTARVRRRDDGTEVELTLPPLEGEQP comes from the coding sequence GTGGCCACACCGTACGAACGCGAACGTGTCGCGCAGTCGCCGGACCTCTCCCCCCATGAGGGACGTCCGGCGCTGACCCGACCCCTGGGTGGGCGGTGGCTCGGGGGAGTGTGCGCTGGCATCGCGGCGCATCTCGAGGTGCGCCGACGGTGGGTGCACATCGCTTTCATCGTGCTGGCGATCTCCGGTCCGGGTCTGCCCGTCTACCTCTTCCTCTGGGTCGTCACGCCGTCGAGCGACCTCGGTGGCGAGCAGCGTGAGCCGGGTGCCCTGCGCGCGGTGTCTGGTCTCAGTGAATCGCGGTGGGGCATGTATGTCGCCGGTGGCGGGATGCTCGTCCTCATCGGCACTGTCGTGGGGCTCCAGTTCGCCGGCGTCGACGTGCGCGCCGGAGTGCTCCTGCCACTGCTGCTCATCTCTGCGGGTGTCGCGGTCGCCTGGTCACACCTCGACGACGCGGAGCGCACCAAGTGGCTCGGGACGCAGCAGCAGGACCGCGGCATGCTCGTCCTGCGTCTAGGCCTCGGGATCACCGTTGCCATCATCGGAATCCTCGTGCTCACGATCCGCGGCAACTCGTTCGCAGCGATCGGAGACGCCCTCCTCGCAACGGTCGCCGTCCTCGTCGGTGCCACCCTCATCGCCGCCCCGTGGGTGGTCCGCCTGTGGCGCGACTACCGCGAGGAGCAGGAGGGTGCGGCCCGCGCCAACGAGCGCGCCGACATCGCCGCTCACCTGCACGACTCGGTCCTGCAGACCCTCGCGCTCATCCAGCGCCGCTCGCACGATCCCGCATCGGTCACCCAGCTCGCCCGTGCCCAGGAGCGCGAGCTCCGCTCGTGGCTGTATGCCGGCCCGTCGGGTTCCGACGAGTCCCTCGCCCCTGCGGTCACGGCCGCCGCGCACGACGTCGAGGATCTCAATGGGGTCGTCATCGACCTCGTCGTCACCGGTGACCGCCCCCTCGAGGAGCACGGCACTGCCCTGGTGCGGGCGATGCGGGAGGCGATGCTCAACGCGACCCGCCACGGGAAGGCGCCGGTCACGGCATACGCCGAGATCGGCCCCGGTGGGGTCGATGCCTTCGTTCGCGACCGCGGCGAAGGCTTCGACATCGACGACATCCCCGAGGACCGGTTGGGTGTTCGCGCCTCGATCCTGGGCAGGATGGAACGACACGGCGGGACCGCTCGGGTCCGCCGCCGTGATGACGGAACCGAGGTGGAGCTCACGCTGCCGCCTCTCGAAGGAGAGCAGCCATGA
- a CDS encoding uracil-DNA glycosylase — MTGTDGVARVGPDLHPITGEAFLSPVPPGSGWPGDPATPATPVAASAHDVPTLAASALTLTEVDARVTVCRACPRLVDWRETVAREDRRASFADQPYWGRPGPSFGDPDATALIVGLAPAANGTNRTGRMFTGDASGDFLYAALHRTGFANQPTSVGAGDGLELTGIRIVAAVRCAPPENKPTPTERATCATWLGRDLELLGDRLRVIMTLGEIGWKGVLAATTTLGWAVPKPRPKFGHGTESVLHTPGGTPVRLVGCYHVSPHNTYTKRLTPQMLDATLISLRR; from the coding sequence GTGACGGGCACCGACGGGGTGGCACGCGTCGGCCCCGACCTGCACCCGATCACCGGTGAGGCATTCCTCTCCCCCGTCCCACCGGGCTCCGGCTGGCCCGGCGACCCCGCAACCCCAGCAACCCCCGTCGCGGCCAGCGCCCACGACGTCCCCACCCTTGCGGCCAGCGCCCTGACCCTCACCGAGGTCGACGCCCGAGTCACCGTCTGCCGAGCCTGCCCGCGACTCGTCGACTGGCGCGAAACCGTTGCGAGAGAGGACCGTCGGGCATCGTTCGCCGACCAGCCCTACTGGGGCCGACCGGGGCCATCGTTCGGCGACCCCGACGCCACAGCCCTCATCGTCGGACTGGCACCCGCCGCCAACGGCACCAACCGGACCGGTCGGATGTTCACCGGTGACGCCTCCGGCGACTTCCTGTATGCCGCCCTCCACCGCACAGGATTCGCCAACCAACCCACCTCGGTCGGTGCGGGCGACGGCCTCGAGCTGACCGGCATACGCATCGTTGCCGCCGTGCGCTGCGCCCCGCCCGAGAACAAGCCCACGCCAACGGAAAGGGCCACGTGCGCGACCTGGCTGGGCCGCGACCTCGAGCTCCTCGGCGATCGCCTGCGCGTCATCATGACCCTCGGCGAGATCGGCTGGAAGGGCGTCCTCGCCGCAACGACAACACTCGGCTGGGCCGTCCCCAAGCCACGCCCCAAGTTCGGCCACGGCACCGAGTCCGTCCTGCACACCCCCGGCGGCACACCCGTCCGGCTCGTCGGCTGCTATCACGTGAGCCCGCACAACACCTACACCAAGCGCCTCACCCCGCAGATGCTCGACGCCACCCTGATCAGCCTGCGTCGCTGA
- a CDS encoding response regulator transcription factor gives MNTQPTQPTQPTQSKKPAAPRTGPVRVVLVDDHRMFRTGVRSELAEDAGAAIEIVGEAPDVEAAVKVIRETRPDVVLLDVHLPGGTGKGGADVINGCFGVETEAGAPVRFLALSVSDAAEDVIAVIRAGARGYVTKTITARDLGTAVRRVADGDAVFSPRLAGFVLDAFGAAAGEIAEVDEELDRLSAREREVMRLIARGYQYKEVAKELFISVKTVETHVSSVLRKLQLSSRHELTAWAMGRRLV, from the coding sequence ATGAACACACAGCCCACACAGCCCACGCAGCCCACCCAGTCCAAGAAGCCAGCCGCACCGCGCACCGGCCCGGTTCGGGTCGTCCTCGTCGACGACCACCGAATGTTCCGCACCGGTGTGCGCAGTGAGCTGGCGGAGGATGCCGGTGCCGCGATCGAGATCGTCGGTGAGGCTCCTGACGTCGAGGCTGCGGTCAAGGTCATCCGCGAGACCCGGCCCGATGTCGTGCTTCTCGACGTCCACCTGCCTGGTGGCACGGGCAAGGGTGGCGCCGACGTCATCAACGGCTGCTTCGGGGTCGAGACCGAGGCCGGTGCGCCGGTGCGCTTCCTGGCCCTGTCGGTGTCGGACGCTGCCGAAGACGTCATCGCGGTCATCCGGGCGGGCGCTCGCGGCTACGTCACCAAGACGATCACCGCGCGCGATCTGGGGACGGCAGTGCGGCGGGTGGCTGATGGCGACGCGGTGTTCTCCCCTCGGCTCGCGGGCTTCGTACTGGACGCCTTCGGTGCTGCGGCCGGCGAGATCGCCGAGGTCGACGAGGAGCTTGACCGGCTGTCGGCCCGGGAGCGCGAGGTCATGCGTCTCATCGCCCGCGGCTACCAATACAAGGAAGTCGCCAAGGAGCTCTTCATCTCGGTCAAGACCGTCGAGACCCACGTGTCGTCGGTGCTCCGCAAGCTGCAGTTGTCATCGCGACACGAGCTCACGGCGTGGGCGATGGGCCGCCGCCTGGTGTGA
- a CDS encoding NUDIX domain-containing protein, producing MIEIVALQGNREVARFALAHGADPETELATLGWSGRPMSATRGTSENLTITYAVDTCVLTPGGVDAAVAHDDGLTESDVANAVPYQRIAAYAVVRSSRGVLMTELSARTNAAGLWNLPGGGLDPGEGPTDAVVREVHEETGQHVVDVALLTVMTRHWVGRAPSGRVEDFQAVRLFHTAHCPEPADPVVLDVGGSTSAARWMPETELTSLPLASSVPEALAAAGVST from the coding sequence GTGATCGAAATCGTTGCGCTGCAAGGGAATCGAGAGGTCGCACGCTTCGCCCTGGCCCATGGGGCCGATCCTGAGACGGAGCTTGCGACGCTCGGCTGGTCTGGTCGGCCGATGTCAGCCACGCGTGGCACATCCGAAAACCTCACGATCACCTATGCCGTGGACACCTGTGTGTTGACGCCCGGTGGAGTCGATGCTGCAGTGGCACACGACGATGGACTGACGGAGAGCGATGTCGCGAATGCCGTTCCATATCAGCGCATTGCGGCGTATGCCGTCGTGCGCAGCTCCCGCGGCGTCCTGATGACCGAGTTGTCGGCCAGAACCAATGCGGCGGGGTTGTGGAACCTTCCCGGCGGCGGCCTCGATCCCGGCGAGGGTCCGACCGACGCCGTTGTCCGCGAGGTCCACGAGGAGACGGGCCAACATGTCGTCGATGTCGCGCTGCTCACCGTGATGACACGGCACTGGGTGGGACGGGCGCCCAGTGGGCGGGTGGAGGACTTCCAAGCGGTCCGCCTGTTCCACACCGCTCACTGCCCCGAGCCGGCTGACCCGGTGGTGCTTGACGTGGGGGGCTCGACCTCGGCCGCACGATGGATGCCCGAGACCGAGCTCACGAGCCTGCCGCTCGCGAGCTCGGTCCCAGAAGCACTCGCCGCCGCCGGCGTGTCCACGTGA
- a CDS encoding PspC domain-containing protein, giving the protein MTQTPQPAETAQSQGSKFWDDILSIGIPRDRSRQWFGGVCSGVARKVDVDPVLIRAAVIALTLFGGFGIVVYLVAWLLMPDETGRIMARDALNRDGNGDAGGAIALSVIALVVIAAIVFGDNGFFIGWGIVPLAVIGWFVWRHLQRKEGVAASPWSASQPAPVESTGQAGQNVYAASAAPASYAPTAPYAPNAPATTAAPTGASDGSDGWQPPPAPPVPPRAHMPLAPPPPPRPRRRSAGFAGFALVLGVAIVGYGAGLMLDDTLNFSGTRELFGGVIALGAASLATMVIGLMGRRSLMSVALVMILGLGTAVAGVGEQTWNGGQGTRTWTPSLSAMTTRYEHGAGETTIDLRPLADQLANPSQAPVPEPTPAPSVAPAPSAPAPGTTASPVPTRTPTPTPTPTTAPTAAVAPVPTVPQRIEIRQGAGEMRIIVPEGANAQIHATTTFGEVQVRGDLPGGVSDRDRGDEDGPSETLTLNVGSGTPTIIIRAEMTFGQITIQEG; this is encoded by the coding sequence ATGACGCAGACACCTCAACCGGCGGAGACCGCCCAGTCCCAGGGAAGCAAGTTCTGGGACGACATCCTCTCGATCGGCATCCCCCGCGATCGCTCCCGCCAGTGGTTCGGGGGCGTGTGCTCCGGCGTCGCCCGCAAGGTCGACGTCGACCCGGTCCTCATCCGGGCCGCCGTGATCGCGCTGACCCTCTTCGGTGGGTTCGGCATCGTCGTCTACCTCGTGGCCTGGCTGCTGATGCCGGACGAGACCGGCCGCATCATGGCCCGCGACGCCCTCAACCGCGACGGCAACGGTGACGCCGGTGGCGCCATCGCGCTGTCGGTCATCGCTCTCGTCGTCATCGCGGCGATCGTCTTCGGGGACAACGGGTTCTTCATCGGCTGGGGCATCGTCCCGCTGGCCGTGATCGGATGGTTCGTCTGGCGTCACCTGCAGCGCAAGGAAGGCGTGGCGGCCTCCCCGTGGTCTGCCTCCCAGCCTGCTCCCGTCGAATCCACTGGTCAGGCCGGCCAGAACGTGTATGCCGCGAGCGCGGCTCCGGCTTCCTACGCACCGACTGCGCCCTACGCGCCGAACGCGCCGGCCACGACGGCAGCGCCGACCGGGGCAAGCGACGGGTCTGACGGGTGGCAGCCCCCGCCGGCTCCTCCGGTCCCGCCGCGTGCGCACATGCCGCTCGCTCCCCCGCCCCCGCCGCGTCCGCGCCGCCGCTCTGCAGGCTTCGCTGGTTTCGCGCTCGTCCTCGGGGTGGCGATCGTCGGCTACGGCGCCGGCCTCATGCTCGATGACACGCTGAACTTCTCAGGCACTCGTGAGCTGTTCGGGGGCGTCATCGCCCTCGGCGCGGCCTCGCTGGCCACGATGGTCATCGGACTCATGGGGCGCCGCAGCCTCATGTCGGTCGCCCTCGTGATGATCCTCGGCCTCGGCACCGCCGTTGCGGGCGTCGGCGAGCAGACGTGGAACGGTGGACAGGGCACCCGCACCTGGACCCCGTCGCTATCGGCGATGACCACCCGCTACGAGCACGGCGCCGGTGAGACCACCATCGACCTGCGTCCCCTCGCCGACCAGCTCGCCAACCCTTCGCAGGCGCCAGTTCCCGAGCCGACCCCGGCGCCCAGTGTCGCGCCGGCACCGAGCGCTCCGGCACCCGGCACGACAGCGTCGCCGGTTCCGACGCGGACGCCAACGCCAACGCCAACGCCAACGACAGCTCCGACGGCCGCGGTCGCCCCCGTGCCCACGGTCCCTCAGCGGATCGAAATCCGTCAGGGTGCCGGTGAGATGCGGATCATCGTGCCGGAGGGGGCCAACGCACAGATCCACGCCACGACGACCTTCGGCGAGGTCCAGGTCCGCGGCGATCTGCCCGGCGGCGTCTCCGATCGTGACCGGGGAGACGAGGACGGGCCCAGCGAGACGCTGACCCTCAATGTCGGCTCGGGCACGCCCACCATCATCATCCGCGCCGAGATGACGTTCGGCCAGATCACCATCCAGGAGGGCTGA
- a CDS encoding quinone oxidoreductase, with amino-acid sequence MTSGSALPESAPALVVTTHGGGDVLEVRDQPLPELGSEQVLVRVAAAGVNFIDTYQREGVYPIPTPFVGGNEGAGEIVRVGEDVSCFVVGDRVAWGQGLGSAQTYAAVDTKNLVHVPPGVDLETAAAAMLQGLTAHYLSTSTYGVQQGCVALVHAAAGGVGQLLTQMIKKRGGRVIATAGSTEKLETARARGADELINYAEVDDLAAAVRELTDGQGVDVVYDGVGKDTFEASLASLRPRGLMVLYGAASGQVPPLDLQRLNKLGSLFVTRPSLGAYISTPDELRARATELFEWISSGEVQVSIGGRYPLSDAPTAYADLEGRRTQGKLILIP; translated from the coding sequence ATGACTTCTGGTTCCGCACTGCCCGAGTCCGCTCCGGCCCTCGTCGTGACCACTCACGGTGGAGGCGATGTTCTCGAGGTCCGGGACCAGCCCTTGCCGGAGCTCGGCAGCGAGCAGGTCCTCGTCCGGGTGGCTGCCGCCGGCGTGAACTTCATCGACACCTATCAGCGCGAAGGCGTCTATCCGATCCCCACCCCGTTCGTGGGTGGCAACGAGGGTGCCGGCGAGATCGTCCGGGTTGGCGAGGACGTCAGTTGCTTCGTCGTCGGCGACCGTGTCGCGTGGGGCCAGGGACTCGGATCGGCCCAGACCTATGCCGCGGTCGACACCAAGAACCTCGTCCACGTCCCGCCGGGCGTCGACCTCGAGACCGCAGCCGCCGCGATGCTCCAGGGCCTCACCGCGCACTACCTCTCCACCAGCACGTATGGCGTGCAGCAGGGTTGCGTGGCGCTCGTCCATGCCGCCGCCGGGGGCGTCGGCCAGCTCCTGACCCAGATGATCAAGAAGCGCGGCGGGCGCGTCATCGCCACCGCCGGGTCCACCGAGAAGCTCGAGACCGCCCGCGCGCGCGGCGCTGACGAGCTCATCAACTATGCCGAAGTCGACGACCTCGCAGCAGCCGTCAGAGAACTCACCGACGGACAGGGCGTCGACGTGGTCTATGACGGAGTCGGCAAGGACACCTTCGAGGCCTCGCTGGCCTCACTGCGGCCACGCGGGCTCATGGTGCTCTATGGCGCGGCGAGTGGTCAGGTCCCACCTCTTGACCTCCAGCGCCTCAACAAGCTCGGCTCGCTCTTTGTCACCCGCCCGAGTCTGGGCGCCTACATCTCGACGCCCGATGAGCTTCGCGCCCGCGCGACCGAGTTGTTCGAGTGGATCTCGTCGGGTGAGGTGCAGGTCAGCATCGGCGGGCGCTACCCGCTGAGTGACGCACCCACGGCATACGCCGATCTCGAAGGACGTCGCACGCAAGGCAAGTTGATCCTCATCCCCTGA